A single genomic interval of Candidatus Eremiobacterota bacterium harbors:
- a CDS encoding TauD/TfdA family dioxygenase, with protein sequence MAMEARFLHPGFAGQISGVDLPALDERGLDEVRGLMDRHAVLVVREQPFTDEEQVAFARRLGGELVTTVGRRVIDANPRLKDPAMTDISNLDENEDIIARDDRRRMYSLGNRLWHSDSSFQSPSARYSMLSAKEVPSKGGETEYADMRAAYDALPEAMKTQIAELRAFHSIIYSRETIGFTEFTDAERAQFPGAVQPLVRTHPGSGRKSVFIASHAAHVVGWPVPDGRLLLRELMSLATLPQFVYRHTWRVGDFVIWDNRCTMHRGLPFDEANDRRDLHRVTTLDVEPAMTPA encoded by the coding sequence ATGGCTATGGAGGCGCGGTTTCTTCATCCGGGGTTTGCGGGGCAGATTTCGGGGGTTGACCTGCCGGCGTTGGACGAGCGGGGGCTCGACGAGGTCCGCGGGTTGATGGACCGGCATGCGGTGCTCGTCGTGCGGGAGCAGCCGTTCACGGACGAGGAGCAGGTTGCGTTTGCGCGGCGGCTCGGGGGCGAGCTCGTTACGACCGTCGGGCGGCGCGTCATCGACGCGAACCCGCGGTTGAAGGATCCGGCGATGACCGACATCTCGAACCTCGACGAGAACGAGGACATCATCGCGCGCGACGACCGGCGGCGGATGTACTCGCTCGGCAACCGGCTGTGGCATAGCGACTCGTCGTTTCAGAGCCCGTCCGCGCGCTACTCGATGCTCTCCGCGAAAGAGGTGCCGAGCAAAGGCGGCGAGACGGAGTACGCCGACATGCGCGCGGCGTACGACGCGCTGCCCGAGGCGATGAAGACGCAGATCGCGGAGCTGCGCGCGTTTCATTCGATCATCTACTCGCGCGAGACGATCGGCTTCACCGAGTTCACCGACGCCGAGCGTGCACAGTTCCCGGGCGCGGTGCAGCCGCTGGTGCGCACGCATCCCGGGTCCGGACGGAAGAGCGTGTTCATCGCTTCGCACGCCGCGCACGTCGTGGGCTGGCCGGTTCCGGACGGCCGGTTGCTGCTGCGCGAGCTGATGAGCCTCGCGACGCTGCCGCAGTTCGTCTACCGGCACACCTGGCGCGTCGGCGATTTCGTCATCTGGGATAACCGGTGCACGATGCACCGCGGCCTGCCGTTCGACGAAGCGAACGACCGCCGCGATTTGCACCGCGTCACGACGCTCGACGTCGAGCCGGCGATGACGCCGGCCTGA
- a CDS encoding ABC transporter ATP-binding protein has product MSDARTPGGDPLLSVDGLCTNYGKIRILRDVSLTVGEGEVVALLGLNGAGKTTTMRSILGLTPPRAGSIRYAGQDVTGWPAYKIARLGVGYVPEGRRMFKDLSVLENLQLAENGRSGSWTIARVFDHLPKLAELRARKAGRLSGGEQEMLAIGRALVSNPRLLLVDEPSQGLAPLIVEDVYRILGELKQTGVAILIVEQNALLALKISNRAYVLDSGRIVHAGPAAELAADRDRIRTLMGLEVAAR; this is encoded by the coding sequence ATGTCTGACGCGCGCACGCCGGGCGGCGACCCGCTGCTAAGCGTCGACGGGCTGTGCACGAACTACGGCAAGATCCGCATCCTGCGCGACGTCTCGCTGACCGTCGGCGAAGGAGAGGTCGTCGCGCTGCTCGGCCTCAACGGCGCCGGCAAGACGACCACGATGCGCAGCATCCTGGGCCTCACCCCGCCGCGCGCCGGGAGCATCCGCTATGCCGGCCAGGACGTCACCGGCTGGCCCGCCTACAAGATCGCACGGCTCGGCGTCGGCTACGTCCCCGAAGGCCGCCGCATGTTCAAGGATCTCAGCGTGCTCGAGAATTTGCAGCTAGCCGAAAACGGGCGGAGCGGGAGCTGGACGATCGCGCGCGTGTTCGACCACCTGCCGAAGCTCGCCGAGCTGCGCGCGCGCAAAGCTGGCCGCCTCTCCGGCGGCGAGCAAGAGATGCTCGCGATCGGCCGCGCGCTCGTCTCGAACCCGCGGCTGCTGCTGGTCGACGAGCCCTCGCAGGGCCTCGCGCCGCTGATCGTCGAGGACGTCTACCGCATCCTCGGCGAGCTGAAGCAAACCGGCGTCGCGATCCTGATCGTCGAGCAAAACGCGCTGCTCGCCTTGAAGATATCGAACCGCGCGTACGTGCTGGACAGCGGCCGCATCGTCCACGCCGGCCCCGCCGCCGAGCTCGCCGCCGACCGCGACCGCATCCGCACCCTGATGGGCCTCGAAGTCGCCGCGCGTTAG
- a CDS encoding ABC transporter ATP-binding protein, whose product MLEAANVSKVFGGVRAVDDVSLQVREGTIHALIGPNGAGKTTFFNAISGYMFPERGSVRFLGTDVTRMLNWRRIAMGMGRTFQTPSIFPELTVDENVRLGVNAHAKQAFRLRAPRGEAKAALDQRVDELLGFVNLTAQRDRPLSELAHGSQRLVEIAMSLSTDPVLVLLDEPMAGLAEAETDRIIGVIRDLRERLGLTVLFVEHNMRVVLSLADRITVLDRGKLLAEGTPAEIAANEAVRSAYLGEGVLEHV is encoded by the coding sequence ATGCTCGAGGCGGCGAACGTCTCCAAGGTGTTCGGCGGCGTGCGGGCGGTGGACGACGTGTCGCTGCAGGTTCGCGAGGGCACGATCCACGCGCTCATCGGCCCCAACGGCGCCGGCAAGACGACGTTCTTCAACGCGATTTCGGGCTACATGTTCCCCGAGCGCGGCAGCGTTCGCTTTCTGGGTACCGACGTGACGCGAATGCTGAACTGGCGCCGCATCGCGATGGGCATGGGGCGGACGTTTCAGACCCCGAGCATCTTCCCGGAGCTGACCGTCGACGAAAACGTGCGCCTTGGCGTGAACGCGCACGCGAAGCAGGCGTTTCGGCTGCGCGCGCCGCGCGGCGAGGCGAAGGCGGCGCTCGACCAGCGCGTCGACGAGCTGCTCGGCTTCGTGAACCTCACCGCGCAGCGCGACCGTCCGCTCTCGGAGCTCGCGCACGGCTCGCAGCGGCTGGTCGAGATCGCGATGAGCCTGTCGACCGATCCGGTGCTGGTCCTGCTCGACGAGCCGATGGCCGGGCTCGCCGAAGCGGAGACCGATCGCATCATCGGCGTGATCCGCGACTTGCGCGAGCGGCTCGGGCTGACGGTGCTGTTCGTCGAGCACAACATGCGGGTGGTGCTGAGCCTCGCCGACCGCATCACCGTGCTCGACCGCGGCAAGCTGCTCGCCGAAGGAACGCCGGCCGAGATCGCCGCGAACGAGGCGGTTCGCAGCGCGTATCTCGGCGAGGGAGTTCTCGAGCATGTCTGA
- a CDS encoding branched-chain amino acid ABC transporter permease, protein MTARRELFVSAVVVVLCCFGPWLSPLAHVELSTVSEVFVTAIAVMSVNLLLGYTGLPAFGNAAYFGLGLYGVALSQKYLPQVDFVLAILIGMAAGLLGGLLLGPFLLRRRGIYFGLLSIAFGQVFYFIAYKFTDITGGEDGMQIVRPYAGLPSAHVVVSDFGFYYVSLALFVVALFAFRTIVRSPFGRTLIAIRQNEPRVRYLGLNTDRFIFVALLISATMAGLSGALFGLLIDFAAPLQLDWHESGNFVLAMILGGAGTVWGSLVGAFIYVVGKDVISTMTAWWQIYLGALFVACVLGFPRGILGTLQALKRRAPQTFADDDVNAAFDPNAPVEVGRGV, encoded by the coding sequence GTGACTGCTCGCAGGGAGCTGTTCGTCTCGGCGGTCGTCGTCGTGCTGTGCTGCTTCGGCCCGTGGCTCTCGCCGCTGGCGCACGTGGAGCTCTCTACGGTGAGCGAGGTGTTCGTCACCGCGATCGCCGTGATGAGCGTGAACCTGCTGCTCGGGTACACCGGGCTGCCGGCGTTCGGCAACGCGGCGTATTTCGGGCTCGGCCTGTACGGCGTAGCGCTGTCGCAGAAATATCTTCCGCAGGTCGATTTCGTGCTGGCGATTCTGATCGGGATGGCGGCGGGGCTGCTCGGCGGACTGCTGCTCGGACCGTTCCTGCTGCGCCGGCGCGGCATCTATTTCGGCCTGCTGTCGATCGCGTTCGGTCAGGTCTTCTACTTCATCGCGTACAAGTTCACCGACATCACCGGCGGTGAGGACGGCATGCAGATCGTGCGCCCATACGCGGGGCTGCCGTCGGCGCACGTGGTCGTGAGCGACTTCGGCTTCTACTACGTCTCGCTGGCGCTGTTCGTGGTGGCGCTGTTCGCGTTTCGCACGATCGTGCGCTCGCCGTTCGGGCGCACGCTCATCGCGATCCGGCAGAACGAGCCGCGTGTGCGCTACCTGGGGCTGAACACCGACCGCTTCATCTTCGTCGCGTTGCTGATCTCTGCGACGATGGCGGGCTTGAGCGGCGCGCTCTTCGGGCTGCTGATCGACTTCGCCGCACCGCTGCAGCTCGACTGGCATGAGTCGGGTAACTTCGTGCTCGCCATGATTCTCGGCGGCGCAGGCACCGTGTGGGGCTCGCTGGTGGGCGCGTTCATCTACGTCGTCGGCAAGGACGTCATCTCGACGATGACGGCGTGGTGGCAGATCTACCTGGGCGCGCTGTTCGTGGCATGCGTGCTCGGCTTCCCGCGCGGCATCCTCGGCACGCTGCAAGCACTGAAGCGCCGCGCGCCGCAGACGTTCGCCGACGACGACGTCAACGCCGCGTTCGACCCGAACGCACCGGTCGAGGTGGGGCGTGGCGTCTGA
- a CDS encoding branched-chain amino acid ABC transporter permease, whose translation MIEHLGPQLFNGIVLGAFYAIVALGLSLIMNLTGTINMAHGSFMTLAGYLAYSLVLRNVPFGWALVLAPLFAVFVGVVVERLLVRPLYKREPFYSLLMTFGLSLIAEEVFRLIWGPNGVPFSPPPSLSGAANIGFMHFPTFRIFIVLVLVIAIVALALFLTRTRFGLRLRAAVQDNEMIAALGTNTQLLYAVNFSLGIFLAGIAGVLAAGLLGLAPTSGNALLMPAFVTVIIGGMGSLFGSIVGGLLVGIAISMTTLFIPAASEVSMYVLMAIVLLVRPRGLFGEEGIFG comes from the coding sequence GTGATCGAGCACCTCGGGCCCCAGCTCTTCAACGGGATCGTGCTGGGCGCGTTCTACGCGATCGTGGCGCTCGGTCTCTCGCTGATCATGAACCTGACCGGGACCATCAACATGGCGCACGGGAGCTTCATGACGCTGGCCGGCTACCTCGCGTACTCGCTGGTGCTGCGCAACGTCCCGTTCGGGTGGGCGCTGGTGCTGGCGCCGCTGTTCGCCGTGTTCGTGGGCGTCGTGGTGGAGCGGCTGCTGGTGCGCCCGCTCTACAAGCGCGAGCCGTTCTACAGCCTCCTGATGACGTTCGGACTCTCCCTCATCGCCGAGGAAGTGTTCCGGCTCATCTGGGGGCCGAACGGCGTCCCGTTCTCGCCGCCGCCGTCCCTCTCGGGCGCGGCCAACATCGGCTTCATGCATTTTCCGACGTTTCGCATCTTCATCGTCCTCGTGCTCGTGATCGCGATCGTCGCGCTCGCGCTCTTCCTCACGCGGACGCGCTTCGGGCTGCGGCTGCGCGCGGCGGTGCAGGACAACGAGATGATCGCCGCGCTCGGCACCAACACGCAGCTGCTCTATGCGGTGAACTTCAGCCTCGGCATCTTTCTCGCCGGGATCGCGGGCGTGCTCGCGGCCGGGCTGCTCGGGCTCGCGCCGACCAGCGGCAACGCGCTGCTGATGCCGGCGTTCGTGACCGTGATCATCGGCGGGATGGGCAGCCTGTTCGGCAGCATCGTCGGCGGACTGCTCGTCGGGATCGCGATCTCGATGACGACGCTGTTCATCCCGGCCGCCAGCGAGGTCTCGATGTACGTGCTGATGGCGATCGTGCTGCTGGTGCGGCCGCGGGGCCTGTTCGGGGAAGAGGGCATCTTCGGGTGA
- a CDS encoding ABC transporter substrate-binding protein: MSRLSRRSFVTLAGAGTAAAFGIPAYLPKIGEAADVLKIGLLEPYTGPYAGPAENETVGFEMAVDAWNKRGGVLGRKIELVKEDEQNDTSIAAQKARKLINQDKVAALVGTVSSGVSLSVAGVATTTNTLFIDSGGHTDDVTGKNCHWSVFRTCHSTWMETHATGYALQKRFGKKWFLITPDYAYGHSLEAGFKDVLAHIGGSIVGNELTPLGTTDFSSYLTKIDAAKPDVVLVLVQGDDYTNCLKQMNQFGLLKKYPVGGPQVELEPLWGLPPEAREGYWGIEWYYKSDKTLGKNNKLAHEFVAEATRRKNGRPPTARDAFGYITLDRLAQAMHDAKSIEAVKVARAIEGTHFNSIFAGSAYYRKEDHQLMWPMWVAKIRPNGTPGDKYDLFDVTDVNAAEAVEQTIAQKQAVCKLGYPG, encoded by the coding sequence ATGAGTCGTCTCAGTCGTCGCTCGTTCGTCACGCTCGCCGGCGCCGGCACGGCCGCCGCCTTCGGCATCCCGGCGTACCTGCCGAAGATCGGCGAGGCCGCCGACGTGCTGAAGATTGGGTTGCTCGAGCCCTACACTGGGCCCTATGCCGGGCCGGCGGAGAACGAGACCGTCGGCTTCGAGATGGCCGTCGACGCGTGGAACAAGCGCGGCGGTGTCCTCGGCCGCAAGATCGAGCTGGTGAAGGAAGACGAGCAGAACGACACGAGCATCGCCGCGCAGAAGGCGCGCAAGCTCATCAACCAGGACAAGGTCGCGGCGCTGGTCGGCACCGTGTCGAGCGGCGTGTCGCTGTCGGTCGCCGGCGTCGCGACGACCACCAACACGCTGTTCATCGATTCCGGCGGCCACACCGACGACGTCACCGGCAAGAACTGTCACTGGAGCGTGTTTCGCACGTGCCACAGCACGTGGATGGAGACGCACGCGACCGGCTACGCGCTGCAGAAGCGGTTCGGCAAGAAGTGGTTCCTCATCACCCCGGACTATGCGTACGGGCATTCGCTGGAGGCCGGCTTCAAGGACGTGCTCGCGCACATCGGGGGCAGCATCGTCGGCAACGAGCTGACGCCGCTGGGTACGACCGACTTCAGCTCCTACCTCACCAAGATCGATGCCGCGAAGCCCGACGTCGTGCTCGTCCTCGTCCAAGGCGACGACTACACGAACTGCCTCAAGCAGATGAACCAGTTCGGGCTGCTCAAGAAGTACCCGGTCGGCGGGCCGCAGGTCGAGCTCGAGCCGCTTTGGGGACTGCCGCCCGAGGCGCGCGAAGGCTACTGGGGCATCGAGTGGTACTACAAGAGCGACAAGACGCTCGGGAAGAACAACAAGCTCGCGCACGAGTTCGTCGCCGAGGCGACCCGCCGCAAGAACGGGCGTCCGCCGACCGCGCGCGATGCGTTCGGATACATCACGCTCGACCGGCTGGCGCAGGCGATGCACGACGCGAAGAGCATCGAAGCCGTGAAGGTGGCGCGCGCGATCGAAGGCACGCACTTCAACTCGATCTTCGCGGGCTCGGCGTACTACCGCAAGGAAGACCACCAGCTGATGTGGCCGATGTGGGTCGCGAAGATCCGCCCCAACGGCACGCCCGGCGACAAGTACGACCTGTTCGACGTCACCGACGTCAACGCCGCCGAAGCCGTCGAGCAAACCATCGCGCAGAAGCAGGCCGTCTGCAAGCTGGGCTATCCCGGCTGA
- a CDS encoding citrate synthase/methylcitrate synthase, with translation MVNPGLEGIVVGETVLSNVEGEVGRLTYRGYDIHDLAENASFEEVVHLLLFGHLPTHQELHELNAHIAARRALPSGLIAMMHAIPRDAWPMDVLRTGVSAVAHFVPHRPDGAHETSVDTALDLIAKFPTIVATWHRMRRGLEPIAPDPKLTTAANFLYMRTGEHPIPEAEDALDTYLVLLADHSYNASTFSARVTASTGADIYGAITAAVATLAGDLHGGAPSKVMTMLEEIGLPDKAEPYVRALLGRGEKIMGMGHREYKIRDPRAQQLEQMARNLTEKSHTKWYLIARALEDASNKVLQELKPGKRIYANVEFYTAPTLSSLGIPSDEFTCMFSCGRIAGWTAHVLEQFAHNRLIRPQATYVGPQVHPYEPIGERRAQNGKPNGKSAGPSTSSG, from the coding sequence GTGGTCAATCCGGGTCTCGAAGGAATCGTCGTCGGCGAGACCGTGCTGAGCAACGTCGAGGGGGAGGTCGGGCGACTGACCTACCGCGGCTACGACATCCACGACCTGGCCGAGAACGCCAGCTTCGAGGAGGTCGTGCACCTGCTGCTGTTCGGGCACTTGCCGACGCACCAAGAGCTGCACGAGCTGAACGCGCACATCGCCGCGCGCCGCGCGCTCCCCTCGGGACTGATCGCGATGATGCACGCGATCCCGCGCGACGCCTGGCCGATGGACGTGCTGCGCACCGGCGTCTCCGCCGTCGCGCACTTCGTCCCGCACCGCCCCGACGGCGCGCACGAGACGTCGGTCGACACCGCGCTCGACCTGATCGCAAAGTTTCCCACCATCGTCGCGACCTGGCACCGCATGCGCCGCGGCCTGGAGCCGATCGCGCCCGACCCGAAGCTCACCACCGCCGCGAACTTCCTCTACATGCGCACCGGCGAGCACCCGATCCCCGAAGCGGAAGATGCGCTCGACACCTACCTCGTGCTGCTGGCGGACCACTCGTACAACGCCTCGACGTTCTCCGCGCGCGTGACCGCCTCGACCGGCGCCGACATCTACGGCGCGATCACCGCCGCCGTAGCGACGCTCGCCGGCGACTTGCACGGCGGCGCGCCGAGCAAGGTCATGACGATGCTCGAAGAGATCGGCTTGCCCGACAAGGCCGAGCCGTACGTGCGCGCGCTGCTCGGCCGCGGCGAGAAGATCATGGGGATGGGGCACCGCGAGTACAAGATTCGCGACCCGCGCGCGCAGCAGCTGGAGCAGATGGCGCGCAACCTCACCGAGAAGTCGCACACCAAGTGGTACCTGATCGCGCGCGCGCTCGAAGACGCCTCGAACAAGGTGCTGCAAGAGCTCAAGCCCGGCAAGCGGATCTACGCTAACGTCGAGTTCTACACCGCGCCGACCCTCTCGTCGCTGGGGATTCCCTCCGACGAGTTCACCTGCATGTTCTCCTGCGGGCGCATCGCCGGCTGGACGGCGCACGTCTTGGAGCAGTTCGCGCACAACCGCCTGATCCGCCCGCAGGCGACCTACGTCGGACCGCAAGTCCATCCGTACGAGCCGATCGGCGAGCGCCGCGCGCAGAACGGCAAGCCGAACGGCAAATCCGCGGGCCCTTCGACAAGCTCAGGATGA
- the hisB gene encoding imidazoleglycerol-phosphate dehydratase HisB yields the protein MSPRSAQVRRETKETRIELRLALDGGPVSVETDVDFFDHMLTALATHAGLGLELVAHGDGMDHHHLVEDVGIALGRAIDEALGEKRGITRFGSVAVPLDDALVQCAVDLSGRPFLNYDVPLSAPALGALPTELIPHFFRSVVDHGKFNLHLLRWAGTNNHHLCEAAFKSFARAFAQAKALTASAEVPSTKGSLTERPG from the coding sequence GTGAGCCCGCGTAGCGCGCAGGTGCGGCGCGAGACGAAGGAGACGCGGATCGAGCTGCGGCTCGCGCTCGACGGCGGCCCGGTCTCCGTCGAGACCGATGTCGACTTCTTCGACCACATGCTGACCGCGCTGGCGACGCACGCCGGGCTCGGTCTCGAGCTGGTCGCGCACGGCGACGGGATGGACCATCATCATTTGGTCGAGGACGTCGGGATCGCGCTGGGCCGCGCGATCGACGAGGCGCTCGGCGAGAAGCGCGGGATCACGCGCTTCGGCTCGGTCGCGGTTCCGCTCGACGACGCGCTGGTGCAGTGCGCGGTCGATCTGAGCGGCCGGCCGTTCTTGAACTACGACGTCCCGCTCTCCGCGCCGGCGCTCGGCGCGCTCCCGACCGAGCTGATCCCGCACTTCTTCCGCAGCGTCGTTGACCACGGCAAGTTCAACCTGCACCTGCTGCGCTGGGCCGGGACGAACAACCACCACCTGTGCGAGGCGGCGTTCAAGTCGTTCGCGCGCGCGTTCGCGCAGGCGAAGGCCCTCACCGCGTCGGCCGAGGTGCCTTCGACGAAAGGTTCGTTGACCGAACGCCCGGGCTGA